A genome region from Vibrio tapetis subsp. tapetis includes the following:
- a CDS encoding CidA/LrgA family protein — protein MFKRLLGYVVSFAVIMACLLAGLTIQSALGTSIPGSIFGMLLLFALLVFGIVPVEWVKPTSQLFIRYMILLFVPISVGLMDHYEMLAENALPILASAVGGTAIVLVLLGLTLEHILKGEK, from the coding sequence ATGTTTAAACGCCTACTCGGCTACGTGGTTTCATTCGCTGTTATTATGGCCTGCTTATTAGCCGGCCTAACCATTCAATCAGCTCTCGGTACATCCATTCCCGGTAGTATTTTTGGCATGCTATTGTTGTTTGCTTTGCTGGTTTTCGGCATTGTGCCTGTTGAATGGGTTAAGCCAACCTCTCAGCTTTTCATCCGCTATATGATTCTGCTGTTTGTTCCTATCAGCGTCGGATTGATGGATCACTATGAAATGCTCGCGGAAAATGCACTGCCTATTTTGGCAAGTGCCGTGGGCGGAACTGCGATCGTCTTAGTGCTATTAGGATTAACGTTGGAACATATTCTAAAAGGAGAGAAGTAG